Below is a genomic region from Sorghum bicolor cultivar BTx623 chromosome 9, Sorghum_bicolor_NCBIv3, whole genome shotgun sequence.
TAAGCCGCTCCACCTCGGCGACATCCCGCCGCTGGACGCCGACGACGCCGCGGCGGAGGCGCGCCGGACGTTTCTGGAGGAATGGCTCCGGCGGAGGCAgacggccgccggcgccgggagGACAAGCACAAGCAACCTGGTGTTCTGGGTGCTCGCCACGTGCTACAGGAAAGACCTCCTCCTCACGGCGCTGTACACGCTGCTCCGGACACTGTCCTTCGGCGCGGCGCCGGTGATCCTCTACTGCTTCGTGTCCTACTCGTACCAGCGGGAGCGGGAGCGAGAGCTCGCCACGGGAATCGCCCTCATCTCCGGCCTGCTCTTGATGAAGGTCGTCGAGTCGCTGTCGCAGAGGCACTGGTTCTTCGGGTCAAGGCGGCTCGGCATGCGCATGCGCTCGGCGCTCATGGCCGCCATCTTCGACAAGCAGCTGAGGCTGTCCAGCGAGGCGCGGACGCGGCACTCCGCCGGCGAGGTCGCAAACTACATCGCCGTCGACGCGTACCGGATCGGCGAGTTCCCGTTCTGGCTGCACATGGTGTGGTGCATGCCGCTGCAGCTCGCCCTCGCCATCGCGATGCTCTTCTGGACCGTGGGCGCCGGAACGCTGCCGGGCCTGGCCCCCGTCGCCGTCTGCGGCGTGCTCAACGTCCCTCTCGCCAGGATGCTGCAGCGGTACCAGTCACGGTTCATGCAGGCGCAGGACGAGCGGCAGCGCGCCACGGCGGAGGTGCTCAACGCCATGAAGATCGTCAAGCTGCAGTCGTGGGAGGACAGGTTCAGGGAGAAGGTGCAGCGGTTGCGCGACGTCGAGGTCCGGTGGCTTGCTGAGACGCAGGTCAAGAAGGCCTACGGCAGTGCTCTGTACTGGATGTCTCCGACGATCATCTCCGCCGTCATCTTCGCGGGGACGGCCGCGTTCCGGAGCGCGCCACTGGATGCCAGCGTCGTGTTCACCATCCTTGCCACGATGCGCGTCATGTCAGAGCCTATGAGGGTGCTGCCAGAGGTGATGTCCATCATGATCCAAGTGAAGATATCGCTGGATCGCATTGGCGAGTTCCTTGCCGAGGATGAGTTCCAGGACGACGCAGTGGACAGGACATCCATGGCATTGCCAGCCTCCGACATGAGCCTTGTCGTGCAAGATGGTTTCTTCAGCTGGGAGCCTAGCAAGGCCATTGCAACTCTGAAAGAAATCAATGTCAGGGCACTGCAGGGTGAGAAGATTGCGGTCTGTGGGCCTGTCGGCGCAGGGAAATCGTCGTTGCTGTGCGCAATGCTTGGCGAGATACCAAGAATGTCCGGATCGGTATGTCAAGTAGTGCACATTTGTTCAAACTTAATGCTCTTTGAGTATCAAATCAAGCATGTGACATGAACTAATCTCCTTCCCCATTTCTGTTCTTCAGGTATCAGTGGCAGGCTCAGTTGCCTATGTTTCACAGACGTCCTGGATACAGAGTGGCACTGTACGTGATAATGTACTCTTTGGGAAGCCCATGAACACTGAGGATTACGAGAAGGCGATAAGGTGTTGTGCATTGGACAAGGACATTGAGAATTTTCCGCATGGGGACCTGACAGAGATTGGTCAGAGAGGCTTGAACATGAGTGGAGGACAGAAGCAAAGGATTCAGCTCGCCAGAGCAGTCTATAACGACGCTGACGTTTACCTTCTCGATGATCCTTTCAGTGCCGTTGATGCACATACAGCTGCTACTCTTTTCAATGTAAGAAAGCCTCTGAAAGATTACTGTCATAGATACTGATCATTTCATTGATATGTCTGAAGCTCCTGAATGTATGTAGGATTGTGTGATGGCAGCACTTAAGAACAAGACTGTGATTCTTGTGACACATCAAGTGGAGTTCCTTTCCAAGGTTGACAAGATTCTGGTGAGTGAGTTTGGCACTATAAATTAATTATCTTGAAACAATTACCTACCACTGGTTAAACTTCCACCCAGGTCATGGAAAATGGGGAGATAACTCAGGAAGGAACCTATGAGGTGCTTCTGCAGTCTGGCACAGCATTTGAACAACTTGTCAATGCTCACAGGGACTCAAAAACAACACTAGACTCCCAGGATCGTGGCAAAGGAGCTGAAGAACAAGGCACATTTCTTCAGAACCAGATACGGATGGTACCACAGAACAGTGAAGCAGAAATCTCTGATGCTAATCTCCTGTCGGTCCAACTTACAGAAGAGGAGAAGAGGGAACTAGGAGAAGCTGGACTGAAACCATATAAGGACTATGTTTCAGTGTCCAAGGGCCGTTTTCTCCTCGTCCTGCTAATACTCGCACAGTGTGCGTTCGTCATCCTGCAGTGCCTGGCAACTTATTGGCTTGCAATTGCAATTCAAAGCCGCCAGTTCAGTGTCGTACTTGTGGTTGGAGTCTATGCAGTGATGGCAGCTGCAAGCTGCCTCTTCGCCTATATTAGGAGCCTTCTTGCTGCTCACTTTGGCCTGAAAGCATCGAGGGAGTTCTTTTCAGGGTTCATGGATTCATTGTTCAGGGCCCCAATGCTGTTCTTCGATTCCACTCCAACTGGAAGGATCATGACCCGGGTAAACTATTCCGAATATATCGATCATTACCTGTTCACATTTTAGGAAATGTAAGTAATTGCTGACTATGTTCTTAACTGTGCAGGCTTCGTCTGACCTTAGCATCTTAGACTTTGACATCCCGTATACGATGAGCTTTGTCATCTCGGGCACAATTGAAGTGGCAGGAACCATAATTATCATGACCATGGTTACCTGGCAAGTAGTACTAGTGGTCGTTCCTGTTGTGATTGTTCTGTTATACATTCAGGTGAACACCATTTCTGAACTCAATTCCTTGCTCTGGCATGGTGAGGCAAATGAAAAATATGGTAATGTTGCAGAGATACTACATTGCATCGGCGAGGGAGCTAGTAAGGATCAATGGAACTACAAAGGCGCCTGTCATGAACTTCGCGGCAGAGTCGATGCTGGGAGTGACCACCATAAGGGCCTTTGCAGCTACAAAGAGGTTTATTCAGAGAAATCTTCAGCTCATAGACACAGATGCGGGACTGTTCTTCTACACCAATGCAGCACTGGAGTGGGTGCTTCTGCGTGTCGAGGCACTGCAAATCTTGGTCATCATCACGTCATCCATCCTTCTTGTCTCACTACCGGAGGGAGCTGTTGCTCCAGGTATAGTTGTGGCTGCGCAGTGTTTTTTAGTAATATACTGAGCAGTGTTCATGATGTGAATCTTCTAACCATTTAATTATGCTCTTTCTATATTTTGTAGGATTCCTTGGTCTCTGCCTCTCATATGCATTGACGCTTTCTTCTGCTCAAGTGTTCTTAACAAGATTCTACTCAAATCTGGAAAATTACATAATATCTGTGGAGAGGATCATGCAGTTCATGCATTTACCAGAAGAGCCTCCGGCTGTCATCCCTGACAGAAGGCCTCCTCCTTCATGGCCATCTGAAGGAAGAATCGATTTGGATAACTTGAGAGTAAGTGACTCGAGTTGTTTTTCTTTCAAATGATTTATCAATTTCCCACATGTTCATACTGAATCATGTTTTTCAGGTCAAATACAGGCCAGATGCGCCAACGGTTCTGCACGGAATCACCTGCACTTTTGCAGCAGGAAACAAGATTGGAGTTGTTGGCAGAACTGGGAGTGGGaagacaactcttttgagtgcaCTGTTCCGCCTTATTGATCCATACAGCGGGCGAATACTCATTGATGATCTTGACATTTGCACCATTGGACTGAAGGATCTGAGGATGAAGCTCAGCATCATTCCCCAAGAGCCAACACTTTTCAGAGGCAGTGTAAGGAGTAATGTGGATCCTCTGGGTCTGCATTCCGATGAGGATATCTGGGAGGTCAGCAAAACTAAATCTGAGCTGCAGATTAGTAGTACTTATACCTTCTGAAATGTGTATCGGATTTAATCGTGATCCTAATGCACTATCCTTGTGCAGGTTTTAGATAAGTGCCAACTGAAGAAAACAATCAGTGCCCTTCCTGGACTACTTGAATCACCAGGTGAGCATGACACTGCCCTCTGAACCAATCAGATACAATTTTGTCAGAGCTGCATAGCACTGAAACCTCTCTGATTGCTAATCATCCTGACATTTTCAGTGAGTGATGACGGCGAGAACTGGAGCGCCGGTCAACGACAGCTCTTCTGCCTTGCGCGTGTTCTCCTCCGAAGGAACAAGATACTGGTCCTTGATGAGGCGACAGCATCCATCGACTCGGCTACCGACGCCATCCTGCAGAGGGTGATCAAGAAAGAATTTTCAGGGTGCACAGTCATCACCATAGCACACAGGGTTCCAACTGTCACAGACAGTGATATGGTCATGGTCCTTTCCTACGGTAAGCACTCCTAACCATTCTggctgagatacaaactcactgaCAAAGTAGAGCCTTTCTGGAGTATGGCCAAGTTGATGTAATAAATTTCTGTCACATCTGCAGGCAAGATGATCGAGTACAACAGGCCATCAATTCTGATGGAAAATAAGAATTCGCCATTTTGTAAGCTTGTCGATGAGTACTGGTCCAACTATAACTGAAGTTGCAAGGAAACTGGACGAATTGTAGTATAAATACATGGCCACTGCATAGAAGATTATTCCTGTCGGCTATACATTGATCATCTGTTCACTCAAGGAGAATACTGACCTGCATTGTGTGTAGTTACTAAATCAAAATAAGTGTGTATATCTAGTCCTTTGTAATCCAGAAACAGCAGGTGCAGTAGTGCAACACATGACAAAATTTTGTCATTATGaaatttgaacatctgagaccCTGGAGATGGATTCTTATTGTTTCTGTCAAACTACTTTGAGATTTACATTTGTGCTGAAAGCTGACTACACAAACTAATTGAACAAAGACACATACTGGTTATCTCAACTACAGGGTCCCCCTTGCCCTGTTTTTTTTTGTGATGTACATTATATAGGTTATCTCCAACAGAAATGGCCATTTGCCATGTTATACAACCGAGTTGTGACCACCACTTCTGTGCCTAGAGCGATCAGATTGTGGCTGTCTTCAGGTTTCTAAGAAAGGTGGTCTGTTTTCATTCTGATGCAAAAGGCTTGCTTGCCAGTGTTAGAAATTGATAGCAACCCGAGTCtttatcggcttcagcttcacaCCCATACTCTCAGGAGATAGCAGCTCAGGCGGTATACAGCATGGACTTAGTGGACTTCGTGGGCTGCTGCTTAGCTGATACGGTCTATAAAGTCCATATCCCATAAGGAAGTACTCCATTGGCATCAGCATCGCATAAGGCTGTTCCTCGGTCACAAGGGAGCCACAATCCTGCACCTGCAGTTAACTCGGAAAGTAATCTGAGTAACCACTTTTTTGTTCCAGATATGCTTCTATCTGGAGATGGCATCACGTGCATCCAAATATTACCTCAACTAGTGCACAGTATCTGCGGTCCAGTTTTGTGGTCATATGGATAGCATCCTCATGGAACTCTGAGTTCTCGCCGACAAAAATTAGCGTGCGGCATTGCAGCTTCTTTAATGAATTTGTTAAGTCATGCCTCCTGGTGGAGGGGAAACCCATATGAGCATCAAGATTCTAGAGATGAATTCTATAGCAAACtcattaaaaaataaataaatgaatagCAACATACTCATTTATTGAGTGAAGAAACCGCCAAATATTTTCACTCTGCTTCTCATCAAGTAACTGCATATAAAATTAACAGTAAGCAACCACTAGTTGATGATTGATATCTAAAGGAATGTGCAAAACCTATTGGTATTTATGACGTATTATACAACTAAGAGAATatcaaa
It encodes:
- the LOC8055713 gene encoding ABC transporter C family member 8, with translation MDALDMASWVVSSMLLLCAVSVCRNLSFRRDGGEEETQPLLLTAGDGEQRKAAFGDAGYLSRLTFTWVDPLLRLGYSKPLHLGDIPPLDADDAAAEARRTFLEEWLRRRQTAAGAGRTSTSNLVFWVLATCYRKDLLLTALYTLLRTLSFGAAPVILYCFVSYSYQRERERELATGIALISGLLLMKVVESLSQRHWFFGSRRLGMRMRSALMAAIFDKQLRLSSEARTRHSAGEVANYIAVDAYRIGEFPFWLHMVWCMPLQLALAIAMLFWTVGAGTLPGLAPVAVCGVLNVPLARMLQRYQSRFMQAQDERQRATAEVLNAMKIVKLQSWEDRFREKVQRLRDVEVRWLAETQVKKAYGSALYWMSPTIISAVIFAGTAAFRSAPLDASVVFTILATMRVMSEPMRVLPEVMSIMIQVKISLDRIGEFLAEDEFQDDAVDRTSMALPASDMSLVVQDGFFSWEPSKAIATLKEINVRALQGEKIAVCGPVGAGKSSLLCAMLGEIPRMSGSVSVAGSVAYVSQTSWIQSGTVRDNVLFGKPMNTEDYEKAIRCCALDKDIENFPHGDLTEIGQRGLNMSGGQKQRIQLARAVYNDADVYLLDDPFSAVDAHTAATLFNDCVMAALKNKTVILVTHQVEFLSKVDKILVMENGEITQEGTYEVLLQSGTAFEQLVNAHRDSKTTLDSQDRGKGAEEQGTFLQNQIRMVPQNSEAEISDANLLSVQLTEEEKRELGEAGLKPYKDYVSVSKGRFLLVLLILAQCAFVILQCLATYWLAIAIQSRQFSVVLVVGVYAVMAAASCLFAYIRSLLAAHFGLKASREFFSGFMDSLFRAPMLFFDSTPTGRIMTRASSDLSILDFDIPYTMSFVISGTIEVAGTIIIMTMVTWQVVLVVVPVVIVLLYIQRYYIASARELVRINGTTKAPVMNFAAESMLGVTTIRAFAATKRFIQRNLQLIDTDAGLFFYTNAALEWVLLRVEALQILVIITSSILLVSLPEGAVAPGFLGLCLSYALTLSSAQVFLTRFYSNLENYIISVERIMQFMHLPEEPPAVIPDRRPPPSWPSEGRIDLDNLRVKYRPDAPTVLHGITCTFAAGNKIGVVGRTGSGKTTLLSALFRLIDPYSGRILIDDLDICTIGLKDLRMKLSIIPQEPTLFRGSVRSNVDPLGLHSDEDIWEVLDKCQLKKTISALPGLLESPVSDDGENWSAGQRQLFCLARVLLRRNKILVLDEATASIDSATDAILQRVIKKEFSGCTVITIAHRVPTVTDSDMVMVLSYGKMIEYNRPSILMENKNSPFCKLVDEYWSNYN